A region of the Kwoniella shandongensis chromosome 11, complete sequence genome:
GGAAAGGCCCCTAGGAAGCAGCGTGAGTTTACTCGATTTACTATAAATGGTGGTTCAGTCGCTGACTAAGTGTCTTCCCCGTTAGTCGCTACCAAGGCTGCCCGAAAGCAAGCACCTTCCCAAGTCTCtggtggtgtcaagaagcCCCACAGGTACAGGCCCGGTACCGTTGCTCTTCGAGAGATTCGACGATACCAGAAGTGAGTGGGCTGTGTTACTCCTTCCTTGTATCATTCATGCTAACTGATTCCTTATTTTAGGTCCACTGAGCTCCTCATCCGAAAGCTCCCCTTCCAGCGACTCGTCCGTGAAATCGCTCAGGACTTCAAGACTGATCGTGAGTATACCCTTACCTGCTATCATCTGTGTGATTGTACTGACATATCCCCGTTTTGCGCAGTCCGATTCCAGTCGTCCGCTATCGGCGCCCTCCAGGAGGCTTCCGAGGCCTacctcgtctccctctttgAGGACACCAACTTGGCCGCGATTCACGCCAAGCGAGTCACCATCCAGCCCAAGGATCTCCAGCTCGCTCGACGACTCCGAGGCGAGAGGTCCTAAGCGTATCGCTTCTGATTATTTCACAACAAGATCCGCCAACCTTTGTTATTTGAGGATAGTTTGGTGAAACCCTTTGCTTtgttttcctttctttgCGGATCGTTTCGTCGCCGCTTGTCTGCACTTTGTTGCTCAACTTCGTTTTTCGCTGTATAAACCCCCTTTTTTGTCGAAACGCTTGAGCGAATCTCTGCGTAACGGTAGATAATAGCCTAGTCGTGACATGTATATGTGACTTGTACATTACATTGGTATGGGCATTGACTCGGTAGTTGCCAGTCACACAGAACGATGATCTGGACTCTGGCAGTCTTATGTAGTAGTCCATATATACAAAGTTGCATGTGTCATAAAGGTCATAAAGCTCGTTTCGATTCTCAGACACCCATGCTCATGGGACTAGCcccacttccccttcgtctgACTGCAACCCATCTGCTTGTTCCTTGGTACCatcgtgatgatgattatCGCCAGTCCCACGCAGCGCCACCAGCGCATCCTTCATATCCCTCAACGTCCTCGCCTCAATCCTACTAGCATACAATCCCAGCTCAGCTCCATGCTCGATCTCACCAGATCCAGAAGAACGTGGTAAAGTCGATGCGAAAGGGGTAGGAATAGAATtgataggtggtggtcgGAGCGTTTGAGGAGATGATCGTGTTTCTCGAAGGTAGTAGACCGTTTGACGAAGTACGTATTGGATTTTCTGCGAACGAAAATAAGAGGGAACGAGGTATATATTAGCGCTCGATCGGTTGAGAGATGGATCTCTACGACGTAATGCTCACGTCTAATAAGCTCATATATCGCTCTACGCTCTCACGAGCTGATATCCCACTttgctcttcgtccatctttgAACCACTACCACTAGAACTCGATGGCGAGACAAGATGTGACAGTATCGGTTTGACGCAGAGCAGCAGCTCAGGTACGGCCTACACATCACCCATAGGGAAGGACAATGTCAGTATGCGGGCAGAGAAACGGATTTGCGTTTCATCTTGGCAGGATTTGGGGACTGGGTGGAATGGATTGAGCCCACTGGCACAGCAAGTTGCTCACCTTTTCGACGTTTGTCAAAGCTGCGAATAGAGAATCCGCGTCGAGAGATTCCAGTTCTAGTCCATCTGATATTGAAGGGTCTGGCGATGCCATCTTGTGCGAGCTTGACGTATGTTAAAAGCGTAACGTATTGTTTGTACGAGAGGAAAGGACGTTGTGTACCGGCGCATCTAATGTCTTACTCTGcatgaggtggaggtggatccgAAATTCGGGTAAAAGTCGCTTGGCGACTAACTACAGTCAATTGATCTGccttccaacttcctccttcacgaTCATCTCTCCACGAAAGGCACATCAAGTTGGACAAGATGGGAGACCGGATTCTGGTTCTTGATGGCGGTATGGTATGTGTCTCCCTTGCGTCGTCTCGCTGTGACTCGGAGGGTGTGCCAGTCAACTTCGAAAGCTATGGCAAAGCTAAAGTCAAGTCTGGCGGCCTTTGAATAGGGAACGACACTCGAGACGCTAGGATACGACGTCAACACTCCGCTCTGGGGCTCAGAGCTCTTATCGTCCAATCCTGGTGCGATTGAAGGGATTCATGAGCGGTATTTGCAGTCAGGAGCTGATATCATTGAGACCGCGACGTGAGTGCGACACCTCATGAGCCTTCACCTCGAGCTGACCCATAACTATCCTTTTTTATGTAGATACCAACTCACTCCTTCCAATCTCACCCAACACTTGTCATGTTCATCGGAGACAGCTGCCCAGATCTTACGAAAAGGAGTCAACGTCGCCCATTCTGCCAATGGCAAGGGGAGGGCTAAAGGGAAGATCGCATTATCATTTGGACCTTTTGGATCAACTCTATCACCAGGACAAGAATATGGTGGAATCTATCCTCCGCCTTATGGTCCTTCCACATCTACCAACGCGTTCCCTTCACCGTCAAACCTAACGGGCGACTCGTCCACCGCAGCTGGAGCCATCAcgcaagaggaagaggtcgcCGTCGAAGCACTTGCTCAATTCCATCTTGACAAATTACGCGTGTTCGCCTCGGACCTCGAGACTTGGAAGCAAGTAGATTGGATTGCGTTCGAGACCGTCCCTGTCCTTCACGAAGTAAAAGCTATCAGAAGAGCGATGGGCGTGCTCAATGTGGAGTTAGCAAAGGAGTATGCGGGGGACGATCATTGGTGGGAGAAGAAATTCTGGATCACATCGCCTTTCCCTTCGGGTCAACATCCCCAACTCATCAAAAACGGTCAGGACCACGCTTCAATCCAACAAGTCTTATCAGCTTTCATAGAAGGCGATGGTGCGATCCCCCATGGTATTGGTATAAATTGTGCCAACCCTTCAtacctcccttctctcacaGAGGCATTCACTTCGGCCTTTCGTGCGACGGCCGCACTCGAGCACGAAAGACGGCCGTACTTCGTCTTGTATCCAGACGGAGGTCAAGTATACGATACGATTACTCGGACTTGGTCTACTCCACCAAGTTCAGGTGGTCCAGAAGCTTGGGCTAAACAGGTGTATACTATAGCGAAGGACTTGGAGTCTGCTACGACACGAAACGGGGAGAAGTTGTGGGGAGGAGTGATTGTAGGTGGATGTTGTAAATCGTCCTTTGAGGAGATTCGTGCTCTGAGGAACTTGGTGGATGCGGAGTCATAGGAGTCGCATAGATGCAAAATGCATGTTGTACATCACTATTGTTCAGATGATGTTAATAGGCTCTGCTCGAAGTGGCCTGCCTGCTACCGGTTCCGCTTCAGATGGCTTCTAGTCCCTTCGCTTACACTCTAAATGGTGATCTTTCCCAGACCATCTGTCGCCCCTTCCACGCCTTCTCTCGGACGAGGCAGACGTAGCACTTCCACCCTCCTGCCAAGTCCAGGCCACGGTTTCCCACctctcgaagaagatgatgatcgatGTATCAGATCTGGTCGAGCTGGCAGATCGTTTATAGAGGACATGACGCCATATACCCAATTTGGCGATGTCAATGGAGACAAGTCGGAAGGCTTCTCGAGGTGCTGTAAGATTGTAATGCAATTAGTACTCGGTTTTCGTACGAGATTTTGCTCTCAGGAGAAGGATGTTGATCtagaccactcaccctttTAATCTCCTCGTAACTCGCTTCCATCCCAGAAATCTCTCGCACAATCTCGTCGCTACCAAAGGCATGATACACTCTCACATCGTGTATTCTAAATAGCACGTCGTCGACTCGAACAAACAGTCTAgcaaggatgaagaaacaATGCGGCATTACTCGCTATTCGTGAACAGGCAGGTATTGTTTTCATCAGCCCAATTTATGTGATCAGGTTGTCATTTACGTATGCAACGAAGCGATAACTTACGATCCGAACGTTCAAAATAGACTCGCCATTATCGTGTAGCTCATCTTCGAACAGCGGTACGTCGTCATAGAACAGTATTCTGTCGAGATTCGGATCTTGTCGAGCTAGCAGCGCAAGTGGCAGAGAGTGAGTAGGAGAGGGTTTGAATGTCTACACAATGTTTCATACGTCAGTGAACCCTCTCTATTCCCCTATaaggggacgaagaggatagcGAAGGAGTGCAACGACGCTTACAGAAGGTCCAGCTATCGAGCCTGCGTAGCAAGTGGAATAAGTCCAATCGTGCGGTTTGACAGGTTTGGACGGTAATGGTGTATCTGTCAACATCGAATTGGGTGATGATCTGTTGCCTCACGTCAGCatcatcgatctcgtcaTGTTACGCACAATGAGACTGACCTGCTCTTTCCCCACTTCTCAGCCATACTGACGAgtactcctcctccaactctttcttcccatccctCTCCGACCGCTACACCTGCAAGTGCGTCCAGCGTGTCAAAACGGATTTCTACCTTCTCTCCGCTGTTCTCGTCCacctgttgagcttgataAGTCGAGCTTGAGCCAGATatagaagatgaggacgaagaggggTCGTAAGTTAGTGATAAGGAGTTGTTACCAAATGTCATCTCTGGTAGGGGGAGAAGCAGTGATTTCTCGGCACTAAGTAGATCAATGTGTTCTGGTCAGCATGCAACTATTCTTCCCTTGTCATACAGTATTGATGTGCAAGTTGAGGATACACTCACGCATCGATCTCTTTCCCATTCAGTATCGGTCGCTTTGTCGCTTCTATCCTCCATGGCCCAATCTTGATTGCGCTCGTATGTTTCGTTGAGTCAAGTGagaaaggtggagagggcgGTGATCGTGCTACAGCTTGAGCTGGAGTAGGGGCGGAAGCAGGCGGAGGTCTGGTCGTACCAGGAAAGGGAGTAGGGGTGGACATCCTGTCCGTTGATCCTCGCTGCGTAGGATGATGATAGGCGATGTCGCAGTGTACAGAAAcaga
Encoded here:
- a CDS encoding histone H3, which encodes MARTKQTARKSTGGKAPRKQLATKAARKQAPSQVSGGVKKPHRYRPGTVALREIRRYQKSTELLIRKLPFQRLVREIAQDFKTDLRFQSSAIGALQEASEAYLVSLFEDTNLAAIHAKRVTIQPKDLQLARRLRGERS